The following are encoded together in the Penicillium digitatum chromosome 3, complete sequence genome:
- a CDS encoding Armadillo-like helical produces the protein MDVTALRDRIQSTLDANADIRRQAELDLKYAETQPGFINGLLDILQGEQNNAVQLSAGVYLKNRITRGWAPVEDSPQRTPIPDAEKPSFRERLIPALASTPPNVRNQLVPLLQKILQNDFPEQWPGFLDLTLQLLGTNDASTVYAGLQCLLAVCRVYRFKAGEKREEFDKIVELSFPQLLSIGSKLVDEESLEAAEMLRIVVKAFKHAIYFELSPCLQTHQATVDWCTLFLRIVSKTPPASSMGDSKEEREMNHWWKCKKWSYANLNRLFIRYGNPTTITKSSTPDYTPFAKTFISTFAPEILKGYLTEIDKWVSKTQWLSNSALSYTLVFMEECVKPKAMWDHLKPHMDNLIAHFVFPILCQSDEDIELFEDDPSEYLHRKLNFYEEVSAPDVAATNFLVSLTKNRKKQTFAILTFVNSVVSKYESEPEEQKQPREKEGALRMIGSLASVILGKKSPIADQVEYFFVRHVFPEFRSPHGFLRARACDTLEKFEQLDFKDPNNLMVIYRNILESMTDSELPVRVEAALALQPLIRHDIIRTSMQQNIPQIMQQLLKLANEVDVDALANVMEDFVEVFSAELTPFAVALSEQLRDTYMRIVGELLERNASKGGDEDGYGDFLDDKSITALGVLQTIGTLILTLESTPDVLLHLETILMPVISITLENKLYDLYNEIFEIIDSCTFASKTISPSMWQAFELIHKTFKAGAELYLEDMLPALDNYVAYGSDMLVQNPAYLDAMVGMVQDIFSDEKVGGVDRICGCKLAETLMLNLRGHIDQYIPLFIEMAMRVIDAGEASTRSYRIHLMEMVINAIYYNSALSLQVMEAKGWTNKFFSTWFANIDNFRRVHDKKLSIAAISSLLTLKAADVPVSVQQGWPRLLQGVTRLFQTLPAALKQREDATRESDFTLDDEDDEDDEENDWDGDVEWDENEVEAALEEDDVPDESAAYLDFLNQEAQKFGSYADDDDDDMDEESLLETPLDKVEPYGMFKHVLLSLQQEQPQLYESLTKVLGPEEQQVIQGVFHEADAKAMVAAANAEAAAAAGMQANGN, from the exons ATGGATGTCACAGCCCTCCGAGATCGCATTCAGTCTACTCTAGACGCGAATGCCGATATTCGCCGGCAAGCAGAGCTTGATTTGAAATAT GCCGAGACGCAACCCGGATTTATCAATGGACTCTTGGATATCTTGCAGGGCGAGCAGAACAACGCAGTCCAGCTTTCTG CTGGTGTTTACCTGAAGAACCGAATTACACGTGGATGGGCCCCCGTTGAAGATAGCCCGCAGCGTACGCCGATTCCTGATGCCGAGAAGCCCAGTTTCAGGGAGAGACTCATTCCTGCACTGGCCTCGACGCCTCCCAATGTGCGCAATCAACTGGTTCCCCTCCTCCAGAAGATCCTCCAAAACGACTTCCCCGAGCAGTGGCCTGGATTCTTGGATCTTACTCTGCAGCTCCTCGGTACCAATGACGCAAGTACGGTCTATGCGGGTCTGCAGTGTCTTTTGGCAGTGTGCCGGGTTTACAGATTTAAGGCCGGTGAGAAAAGAGAGGAGTTCGATAAGATCGTGGAGCTTTCATTCCCCCAGCTGCTTAGCATAGGATCAAAGCTTGTGGATGAGGAAAGTTTGGAGGCTGCGGAGATGCTCCGTATCGTGGTAAAGGCTTTCAAGCACGCAATTTAC TTCGAGCTTTCTCCATGCCTACAGACCCATCAGGCGACTGTGGACTGGTGCACACTGTTCCTGCGTATTGTCTCTAAGACACCCCCTGCGAGCTCCATGGGTGATTCAAAGGAGGAGAGGGAGATGAACCACTGGTGGAAATGCAAGAAGTGGTCATACGCCAACCTGAACCGCCTGTTCATCAGATATGGCAACCCCACTACGATTACGAAATCATCCACCCCCGACTACACACCGTTTGCGAAGACCTTTATCAGCACCTTCGCCCCCGAAATTCTCAAGGGATACCTGACAGAGATTGACAAGTGGGTGTCTAAGACACAATGGCTCAGCAACTCCGCCCTTTCATATACTTTGGTCTTCATGGAGGAGTGTGTCAAGCCCAAGGCTATGTGGGACCACCTGAAGCCGCACATGGACAACCTAATCGCCCACTTCGTTTTCCCGATCTTGTGTCAGTCTGACGAGGACATTGAACTGttcgaggatgatccatcTGAGTATCTCCACCGCAAATTGAACTTCTACGAGGAAGTGTCTGCTCCTGACGTTGCCGCCACAAACTTCCTGGTTTCCCTCACCAAGAACCGCAAGAAGCAGACTTTTGCGATTCTCACATTCGTGAATAGTGTTGTTAGCAAGTATGAGTCTGAGCCGGAGGAGCAGAAGCAGCCCAGGGAGAAGGAAGGTGCTTTGAGAATGATTGGATCGCTTGCTTCCGTCATCCTGGGCAAGAAGAGCCCGATTGCCGATCAAGTTGAATACTTCTTTGTCCGTCACGTTTTCCCCGAATTCCGCAGTCCTCACGGCTTCCTCCGTGCTCGTGCTTGCGACACCTTGGAGAAGTTCGAGCAGCTCGACTTCAAAGACCCGAACAACCTCATGGTTATCTACCGAAACATCCTCGAGTCCATGACCGATTCTGAACTTCCTGTGCGAGTCGAGGCCGCCCTTGCTCTGCAACCTCTTATCCGTCATGATATTATCCGTACATCGATGCAGCAGAACATCCCACAGATCATGCAGCAGCTTCTCAAGTTGGCCAATGAGGTCGATGTGGATGCTCTGGCTAACGTTATGGAGGATTTTGTTGAGGTCTTCTCTGCTGAGCTTACTCCCTTCGCTGTGGCGTTGAGCGAGCAGCTTCGCGATACTTACATGCGTATTGTTGGTGAGCTTTTGGAGCGCAATGCTTCCAAGGGTGGCGACGAGGATGGCTACGGCGACTTCTTGGACGACAAGAGCATTACCGCTCTGGGTGTGTTGCAGACTATTGGCACCCTCATTCTCACGCTCGAAAGCACCCCTGACGTGCTTCTGCACCTTGAGACCATCTTGATGCCCGTCATCAGCATCACCCTGGAGAACAAGCTTTATG ATCTCTATAACGAAATTTTCGAGATCATTGATAGCTGCACATTCGCATCCAAGACCATTTCCCCGTCCATGTGGCAAGCTTTCGAGCTGATTCACAAGACCTTCAAAGCTGGTGCAGAGCTGTATCTCGAAG ACATGCTCCCCGCCCTTGACAACTATGTCGCTTATGGCTCTGATATGCTGGTTCAGAACCCAGCCTACCTCGACGCTATGGTCGGTATGGTGCAGGACATCTTCTCTGACGAGAAGGTTGGTGGCGTTGACCGCATCTGCGGGTGCAAGCTTGCTGAGACCCTGATGCTCAACCTTCGGGGTCACATTGACCAGTATATTCCCCTTTTCATTGAGATGGCTATGCGAGTCATCGACGCCGGCGAGGCAAGCACCAGATCGTACCGCATCCACTTGATGGAGATGGTCATCAACGCCATCTACTACAACTCAGCTCTCAGTCTTCAAGTTATGGAGGCCAAAGGCTGGACCAACAAGTTCTTCAGCACATGGTTTGCCAACATCGACAACTTCAGACGTGTACACGATAAGAAGCTGTCAATTGCCGCAATTAGCTCACTGCTTACTCTGAAGGCTGCCGATGTTCCGGTCAGTGTCCAGCAGGGATGGCCCAGACTTTTGCAGGGTGTGACTAGACTCTTCCAGACCCTGCCTGCTGCTCTCAAGC AACGTGAGGATGCTACCAGGGAGTCCGACTTTACCCtcgatgacgaggatgatgaggacgacGAGGAAAACGACTGGGATGGAGATGTTGAGTGGGACGAGAACGAGGTTGAAGCAGCTCTGGAGGAGGACGATGTCCCCGACGAGAGTGCCGCTTACCTCGACTTCCTCAACCAGGAAGCACAAAAGTTCGGCTCCTACgccgatgatgacgatgatgacatgGACGAGGAAAGCCTTCTGGAGACCCCTCTGGACAAGGTTGAGCCATATGGCATGTTCAAGCATGTCCTGCTGA GCCTTCAGCAAGAACAGCCCCAGCTATACGAGAGTTTGACCAAGGTCCTCGGCCCCGAAGAACAGCAGGTCATTCAAGGCGTCTTCCACGAAGCCGACGCCAAGGCCATGGTCGCCGCTGCCAACGCAGAAGCTGCCGCCGCCGCGGGCATGCAGGCCAACGGCAACTAA
- a CDS encoding DEAD/DEAH box RNA helicase (Ski2), putative produces the protein MADSLDSPMEKLHLEGKQFDPTTFDARLADEANGKIENFQARKQASQSAQELLTELENEFLTPSDKFSNKWLNSLQRRWDVSTDYADLFELAPTQTRTVTRFTREGLEGRVTGYQEVTVPAASATAKNSTSLLRRPAGRAEFVRGAAGFFPFAPGGLDAIEALAAMEADAQVTEQSSNGKQSGLDRIINFGTEGGLLTTPPGFDHGVEFDEAESKDATESAQEVEAALLQEESDLNVDQPEDAADVDTGAKDELDVVSDDEDEEDIDALLPVEFPALEPRGQLLAGAHKQKGKEWAHVVDINKEIPNFNELVPDMAREWPFELDTFQKEAVYHLENGDSVFVAAHTSAGKTVVAEYAIALAAKHMTKAIYTSPIKALSNQKYRDFRTEFDDVGILTGDVQINPEASCLIMTTEILRSMLYRGADLIRDVEFVIFDEVHYVNDLERGVVWEEVIIMLPEHVTLILLSATVPNTREFASWVGRTKKKDIYVISTHKRPVPLEHYLWAGKSKHKIVDSNKRFLESGWKEADDILSGKDKAKAKKEAEAQAQSAQAKAPATQGRGRGQPANIRGGRGGPQRGGPQRGGPQRGRGQSGGQYSNRGTGNIARTGRGGGRTSAAQDKNTWVHLVSHLRQEDLLPGCVFVFSKKRCEENADSLSNQDFSNANEKSLTHMFIEKSLTRLKPEDRTLPQILRLRELLSRGIAVHHGGLLPIMKEVVEILFARSLVKVLFATETFAMGLNLPTRTVVFSGFRKHDGKSFRDLLPGEYTQMAGRAGRRGLDTVGYVIVTNSGKDEAPSAASLKQMILGDPTKLRSQFRLTYNMILNLLRVEALKIEEMIKRSFSENATQALLPQHEKQVEVSEASLAKIKRPPCEICDLDLMTCHNAAMEYRKLTAEFHAELLSSPVGKRLFTTKRLVVYRKDGLRTAGVITRDGVSAGVVGTMPCIQVLEIGTISSKRHPTDILPFLPMFRPCFESLPNRVDDMSLRVCKIPLSDLECVTNTQVKITKPMWYLNIKKESIKWAERELCQFTNSWIDTTWDEVDWQRIKEMEIRDILDKRQIQAEIAQSCHCLQCPDFVNHFEMQHDEWQVKENISELKQLMSDQNLQLLPDYEQRIHVLRELGFVDEQSRVQLKGKVACEIHSADELVLTELVLENVLAEYEPEEIVALLSAFVFQEKTDSTPTLTPRLEKGQKEIIRIAEKVNDFQILHQVIQSSEDSNDFASKPRFGLAEVVYEWAKGMSFNRITDLTDVMEGTIVRVITRLDETCREVKNAAKLVGDPSLHTKMQQAQELIKRDVIFAASLYM, from the exons ATGGCCGACTCGCTGGATTCTCCAATGGAGAAATTACACTTAGAGGGTAAACAATTCGACCCCACGACCTTCGATGCTCGTCTTGCAGATGAAGCAAATGGCAAGATCGAGAACTTTCAAGCTCGGAAGCAAGCTTCTCAGAGTGCCCAAGAGTTGCTAACAGAGCTTGAAAATGAGTTTCTGACCCCATCGGACAAATTCAGCAATAAATGGTTGAATTCTCTCCAAAG GCGATGGGATGTCTCGACAGATTACGCAGACCTCTTCGAACTCGCCCCAACACAAACACGGACAGTGACTCGTTTCACACGAGAGGGATTGGAAGGACGCGTTACTGGATATCAAGAGGTCACAGTTCCCGCTGCAAGCGCAACAGCCAAAAACTCGACATCACTTCTCCGCCGACCTGCTGGCCGTGCCGAGTTTGTAAGAGGCGCCGCGGGTTTCTTTCCATTCGCTCCCGGGGGACTAGATGCTATAGAGGCCTTGGCAGCAATGGAGGCTGATGCTCAGGTCACAGAACAATCTAGCAACGGGAAACAATCTGGGCTCGATCGCATCATTAACTTTGGCACCGAGGGAGGTCTTCTGACCACACCCCCCGGCTTTGATCATGGTGTCGAGTTCGATGAAGCTGAATCCAAAGATGCTACCGAAAGTGCCCAAGAAGTCGAGGCCGCCCTTCTTCAAGAGGAAAGCGACCTGAATGTGGATCAACCCGAGGATGCTGCGGATGTGGATACAGGAGCAAAGGACGAGCTTGATGTTGTCAGcgacgacgaagatgaagaagatatCGACGCTTTGCTACCGGTTGAGTTCCCGGCATTGGAACCGCGTGGCCAGTTGCTCGCAGGTGCTCACAAACAAAAGGGTAAAGAATGGGCTCACGTAGTCGACATCAACAAGGAAATTCCGAACTTCAATGAATTGGTTCCAGACATGGCCAGAGAGTGGCCGTTCGAGCTCGACACCTTCCAGAAGGAGGCTGTTTACCACCTTGAGAACGGCGATTCGGTGTTTGTTGCGGCTCATACCTCGGCAGGCAAGACAGTTGTGGCTGAATATGCAATTGCCTTGGCTGCTAAACACATGACCAAAGCCATCTATACGTCTCCCATCAAAGCTCTGAGCAACCAAAAATACCGTGATTTCAGAACAGAATTCGACGATGTCGGTATTTTGACAGGTGACGTTCAAATCAACCCAGAAGCCAGCTGTCTCATCATGACTACTGAGATCTTGCGAAGTATGCTGTACCGAGGCGCTGATCTCATCCGGGACGTTGAATTCGTCATTTTCGACGAGGTGCATTATGTGAACGACCTCGAACGAGGTGTGGTATGGGAAGAAGTCATTATTATGCTTCCAGAGCATGTTACATTGATTCTTCTCTCTGCCACTGTGCCCAATACCCGCGAGTTCGCATCCTGGGTAGGCCGCACAAAGAAGAAGGACATTTACGTGATTTCAACTCACAAGCGACCTGTCCCTCTGGAGCACTATCTCTGGGCCGGGAAGAGCAAGCACAAGATCGTCGACTCCAACAAAAGATTCCTTGAGAGTGGCTGGAAGGAAGCCGATGATATTCTGTCCGGCAAAGACAAGGCCAAGGCTAAGAAGGAGGCTGAAGCCCAGGCACAGTCGGCGCAAGCTAAAGCACCAGCCACTCAGGGCCGGGGACGTGGTCAGCCAGCGAATATCAGAGGTGGTCGCGGTGGCCCACAGCGTGGAGGTCCGCAACGTGGAGGTCCACAACGAGGTCGCGGACAGAGCGGCGGACAGTATTCCAACCGAGGAACGGGAAACATTGCTCGCACAGGCCGTGGCGGTGGTCGTACAAGTGCGGCCCAGGACAAGAACACTTGGGTGCATCTTGTTTCCCATCTTCGCCAAGAAGACTTACTGCCGGGATGCGTCTTCGTTTTCTCCAAGAAGCGATGCGAGGAGAACGCGGATTCACTATCAAACCAAGACTTCAGCAATGCCAATGAGAAGAGTTTGACACATATGTTTATTGAGAAGTCACTCACCCGATTGAAGCCTGAGGACCGCACGCTACCGCAAATTCTTCGCCTTCGCGAGTTGCTCAGCAGAGGAATTGCTGTACACCATGGCGGTCTCCTGCCCATCATGAAGGAAGTTGTTGAGATTCTTTTCGCTAGGTCTCTGGTCAAGGTTCTGTTCGCCACAGAAACCTTCGCGATGGGGTTGAATCTTCCCACCCGAACAGTGGTATTTTCTGGGTTCCGCAAACACGACGGCAAAAGCTTCCGTGATCTCCTTCCCGGCGAATATACGCAAATGGCGGGACGTGCTGGTCGTAGAGGTCTTGACACGGTGGGGTATGTTATCGTGACAAACAGCGGGAAAGACGAGGCCCCATCTGCTGCCTCACTGAAACAGATGATTCTTGGAGATCCAACTAAGCTCAGGTCTCAATTCCGACTCACATACAACATGATACTAAATCTGTTGCGTGTGGAAGCCCTGAAAATTGAGGAAATGATTAAGCGGAGTTTCAGTGAAAACGCAACACAAGCTCTCTTGCCGCAACACGAAAAGCAAGTTGAGGTATCTGAGGCCAGTCTTGCGAAAATCAAACGGCCACCTTGTGAAATCTGTGACCTGGATTTGATGACCTGTCATAACGCCGCTATGGAATATCGAAAACTCACAGCCGAATTCCACGCCGAACTGTTGTCATCCCCTGTAGGCAAACGTCTTTTCACAACGAAGAGGTTGGTTGTGTACCGCAAG GACGGACTACGCACTGCGGGTGTCATCACGCGCGATGGAGTTTCCGCAGGAGTTGTAGGGACCATGCCTTGTATTCAGGTTCTTGAGATCGGAACCATCAGTAGCAAACGACACCCCACCGACATTCTTCCATTCTTGCCTATGTTCCGACCCTGCTTCGAATCGCTACCTAATCGCGTCGATGACATGAGTCTTCGAGTATGCAAGATCCCATTATCCGATCTCGAGTGTGTGACAAACACCCAAGTTAAGATTACAAAGCCTATGTGGTATCTGAACATTAAGAAAG AGTCCATCAAGTGGGCCGAAAGGGAACTGTGTCAGTTCACCAACTCGTGGATCGATACGACCTGGGACGAAGTCGATTGGCAACGCATCAAGGAGATGGAAATCCGCGATATTCTCGACAAACGACAAATTCAGGCAGAGATTGCTCAGTCATGTCACTGCCTACAATGCCCTGATTTCGTGAACCAT TTCGAAATGCAACACGACGAGTGGCAGGTCAAAGAAAACATCTCGGAGCTGAAGCAACTGATGTCCGACCAAAACCTTCAACTACTTCCTGATTATGAGCAGCGCATCCACGTGCTGAGGGAGCTCGGCTTTGTTGACGAACAATCGCGTGTACAGTTGAAGGGCAAGGTGGCATGCGAGATTCACTCTGCCGACGAGCTGGTGCTGACTGAATTGGTTCTTGAGAACGTTCTTGCTGAATATGAACCGGAGGAGATTGTTGCACTCCTCTCTGCATTTGTGTTCCAGGAGAAGACAGATAGCACCCCCACCCTCACACCTCGTCTGGAGAAGGGTCAGAAGGAGATCATTCGTATTGCCGAGAAAGTGAATGATTTCCAGATTTTGCACCAGGTCATTCAGTCTAGTGAAGATTCCAACGACTTTGCCAGCAAGCCACGCTTCGGTCTCGCCGAAGTTGTTTACGAGTGGGCCAAAGGAATGTCTTTCAACCGCATCACGGATCTCACTGACGTGATGGAGGGCACTATTGTTCGGGTGATCACCCGACTGGACGAGACTTGTCGTGAAGTGAAGAATGCAGCCAAACTGGTCGGCGACCCGTCACTTCACACGAAGATGCAGCAAGCTCAGGAGTTAATCAAGCGCGATGTCATCTTCGCGGCTTCTCTCTACATGTGA